One stretch of Anaerolineales bacterium DNA includes these proteins:
- a CDS encoding diacylglycerol kinase codes for MAGQPPGFLRSRLKAFGYAFSGWWYVIRTQRNAWIHMLVSIAVVLLSLLLQISANGWALIILAIALVWIAEFLNTALEAVVDLASNRQDHELARVGKDVGAAAVLIAAIASVIIGLLVLGPPLLAMINSHF; via the coding sequence ATGGCTGGCCAGCCACCTGGTTTTTTACGCTCGCGCCTCAAGGCGTTTGGTTATGCCTTTTCTGGATGGTGGTATGTCATCCGGACCCAACGCAATGCCTGGATACACATGCTGGTCAGTATTGCGGTGGTATTGTTATCTCTGCTCTTGCAAATTTCTGCAAATGGCTGGGCATTGATCATCCTGGCGATTGCCCTGGTGTGGATCGCTGAGTTTCTCAACACCGCCCTTGAAGCCGTGGTGGATTTAGCCAGCAACCGCCAGGACCATGAGCTAGCCAGGGTGGGCAAAGACGTAGGTGCGGCAGCCGTATTGATTGCAGCCATTGCCAGCGTCATCATCGGCTTGCTTGTACTGGGTCCCCCCTTATTGGCAATGATCAATTCACACTTTTAA
- the ybeY gene encoding rRNA maturation RNase YbeY, translating into MVTHPPSRLTLEHPPNTPSPPQEEGIMVTLQVKRNIRLLVEKSKLLQAAQLTLDMAELAQKAELGIVIGNDEFIRSLNKKYRQVDAPTDVLSFTAGEVDPDTSDLYLGDVVISLPRAQEQANTGGHLLVEELQLLVVHGSLHLLGYDHVEASEKNKMQAAQDKILGELGVRAIGKL; encoded by the coding sequence ATGGTGACACACCCCCCCTCCCGGTTGACACTGGAACATCCTCCCAACACACCTAGCCCTCCACAAGAAGAAGGAATTATGGTCACGCTTCAGGTGAAACGGAACATCAGGCTCCTGGTCGAAAAATCTAAATTGCTGCAAGCCGCCCAATTGACCCTGGATATGGCTGAACTTGCTCAAAAAGCGGAGCTGGGCATTGTCATTGGAAATGATGAATTCATTCGCAGCCTTAATAAAAAATACAGGCAGGTCGATGCACCAACGGATGTGCTCTCTTTCACTGCGGGTGAAGTGGACCCTGATACATCCGATTTATACCTGGGAGATGTGGTGATCTCGCTGCCGCGCGCCCAGGAACAAGCCAACACGGGGGGGCATTTGCTGGTAGAGGAGCTACAGTTGCTAGTGGTGCATGGCTCCCTGCACCTGCTGGGTTATGACCACGTAGAGGCGAGCGAGAAGAATAAAATGCAAGCTGCCCAGGATAAGATCCTGGGTGAGCTGGGTGTACGAGCAATCGGGAAATTATAG